The following proteins are encoded in a genomic region of Bosea beijingensis:
- a CDS encoding ABC transporter permease: MSPRIVRIALGVWFCAIVFFLLFPLVFLIPLSFNESEILSFPPTAWSLRWYRVLFTDASWSGALWLSVKIGVLVTILSVAIGTASALAIVRHRLPGAGLLYGLAIAPLIVPGIVIALGMFMLFARLKWLESLTTLVLAHTVVAVPYVIVVVSAALRNLDETIERAARVLGAGPWRSFMLVTLPALRPAILAGAMFAFFASFDDLIITLFVSGAIETLPLRIWNDLNLRLDPTVAAAACVMVAMSMIGLGIAEIARSAGLRRLRTEQADG; the protein is encoded by the coding sequence ATGAGCCCCCGTATCGTCCGCATCGCGCTCGGCGTCTGGTTCTGCGCGATCGTCTTCTTCCTGCTGTTTCCGCTGGTCTTCCTGATCCCGCTCTCCTTCAACGAGTCGGAGATCCTGAGCTTTCCGCCGACGGCATGGTCGCTGCGCTGGTACCGCGTACTCTTCACCGATGCGTCCTGGAGCGGGGCGCTCTGGCTCAGCGTCAAGATCGGCGTGCTCGTGACGATCCTGTCGGTCGCCATCGGTACGGCAAGTGCGCTGGCGATCGTGCGCCACCGTTTGCCGGGAGCCGGGCTGCTCTACGGGCTGGCGATCGCGCCATTGATCGTACCGGGCATCGTGATCGCGCTCGGCATGTTCATGCTGTTCGCGCGGCTGAAATGGCTGGAGAGCCTGACCACGCTGGTCCTCGCCCATACGGTCGTGGCCGTGCCGTACGTGATCGTGGTGGTGAGCGCGGCCTTGCGCAATCTCGACGAGACGATCGAGCGCGCCGCCCGCGTGCTCGGTGCCGGGCCATGGCGGAGCTTCATGCTGGTGACATTGCCGGCGCTGCGACCCGCGATCCTGGCCGGGGCGATGTTCGCCTTCTTCGCCTCCTTCGACGATCTGATCATCACGCTCTTCGTCTCCGGGGCGATCGAGACCCTGCCGCTCCGGATCTGGAACGACCTCAATCTCAGGCTCGACCCGACCGTCGCCGCCGCCGCCTGCGTGATGGTGGCGATGTCGATGATCGGGCTCGGTATCGCGGAAATCGCACGCAGCGCCGGCTTGCGCCGGCTCAGGACGGAACAGGCCGATGGATAG
- a CDS encoding enoyl-CoA hydratase/isomerase family protein, whose amino-acid sequence MPLRYEKDGDVAVFTIENGSVNPTNPAIHKELFLALKDFLADTSIRCGILTGAGERGFCAGDDIKTPYKRGTTSRDELVDHLWPHNGEGETPHDFSWSRDVLALERFKPIIGAVNGWCLGQGMIYLLSLTDIRIASTNAKFGFPEVAYGMGGAGGTSRLGLQLPHTVAMWMLLTGEPMEAEEALSHRLVNKVVAPDALMATAREVAAKIARHPPEAVRVEMEAYYRGRELSRADALAFTKHLYRVQRMGLREEPVQPERFLYRQG is encoded by the coding sequence TTGCCTCTTCGCTACGAGAAGGATGGTGACGTCGCCGTCTTCACCATCGAGAACGGGTCGGTGAACCCGACCAATCCCGCCATCCACAAGGAGCTCTTCCTCGCGCTGAAGGATTTCCTGGCGGATACCTCGATCCGCTGCGGCATCCTGACTGGGGCGGGCGAGCGCGGCTTCTGCGCCGGCGACGACATCAAGACCCCTTACAAGCGCGGCACGACCTCGCGCGACGAGCTCGTCGACCATCTCTGGCCGCATAACGGCGAGGGTGAGACGCCGCATGACTTCTCCTGGTCGCGCGATGTGCTCGCGCTCGAGCGGTTCAAGCCGATCATCGGCGCGGTCAATGGTTGGTGCTTGGGGCAGGGCATGATCTACCTGCTCTCGCTGACGGATATCCGGATCGCCTCGACCAACGCGAAATTCGGCTTCCCCGAGGTGGCCTATGGCATGGGCGGGGCGGGCGGCACTTCGCGGCTCGGCCTGCAATTGCCGCATACCGTCGCGATGTGGATGCTTCTGACCGGCGAGCCGATGGAGGCGGAGGAGGCACTGTCGCATCGGCTGGTCAACAAGGTCGTCGCGCCGGATGCCCTGATGGCGACGGCCCGCGAGGTCGCCGCCAAGATTGCGCGCCATCCGCCGGAAGCCGTGCGCGTCGAGATGGAGGCCTATTATCGCGGACGCGAATTGTCGCGGGCCGATGCTCTGGCCTTCACCAAGCATCTCTACCGGGTGCAGCGCATGGGCCTGCGCGAGGAGCCGGTCCAGCCGGAGCGCTTCCTGTACCGGCAGGGCTGA
- a CDS encoding ABC transporter permease, with amino-acid sequence MAPLLAAPLLLLFAIFFVVPFVEIMRISFAGKGGAWTGVTWLMSSPVFVLVFLNTLKLALSVTLICLVLGYPAACFIAGQPASRRGIYLALVLLPFWTSVLVRTYTWSLVLGREGLLNASLIWLGITSEPQRFMFTPLAVHLGMVQILLPVAILTLVGVMTELDAGLVRAARVLGASPWRAFWHVYLPMTKPGIVAAAMLLFILSLGFYITPALLGGPRHRTIANLIDLQVNQMNDWTAASAMALVLLATTIAAVALLRWLVPERNLYGGAR; translated from the coding sequence GTGGCGCCGCTTCTGGCTGCGCCGCTCCTGCTGCTCTTCGCGATCTTCTTCGTGGTCCCGTTCGTCGAGATCATGCGAATCTCGTTTGCGGGCAAGGGCGGCGCATGGACCGGAGTGACCTGGCTGATGTCCTCGCCGGTCTTTGTGCTGGTCTTCCTGAACACGTTGAAGCTCGCGCTGAGCGTGACGCTGATCTGCCTCGTCCTCGGCTATCCCGCCGCCTGCTTCATCGCCGGGCAGCCTGCCTCGCGGCGCGGCATCTATCTCGCGCTGGTGCTGCTGCCGTTCTGGACCAGCGTGCTCGTGCGCACCTACACATGGTCGCTGGTGCTCGGGCGCGAAGGGCTGCTCAACGCTTCGCTGATCTGGCTCGGGATCACCTCCGAGCCGCAGCGCTTCATGTTCACGCCGCTCGCCGTGCATCTCGGCATGGTGCAGATCCTGCTGCCGGTCGCGATCCTCACCCTTGTCGGCGTGATGACCGAGCTCGATGCGGGGCTGGTCCGGGCCGCGCGCGTGCTCGGCGCCTCGCCCTGGCGCGCCTTCTGGCATGTCTACCTGCCGATGACGAAGCCCGGCATCGTCGCCGCGGCGATGCTGCTCTTCATCCTCTCGCTCGGCTTCTACATCACGCCAGCGCTGCTCGGCGGGCCGCGGCACCGCACCATCGCAAACCTGATCGACCTCCAGGTCAACCAGATGAACGACTGGACTGCGGCCTCCGCCATGGCGCTCGTGCTGCTGGCGACGACGATCGCCGCGGTCGCGCTGCTGCGCTGGCTGGTGCCGGAGCGCAATCTCTACGGGGGGGCACGATGA
- a CDS encoding MFS transporter, whose translation MSADAANHSSRHPTDAHGRDHVSPADIALGVIIGRTSEYFDFFVFGLGCVLVFPELVFPFTDRLTGTIYSFGIFALAFITRPIGSVLFFAIDRHYGRATKLTAALFLLGGSTAGVAFLPGYATLGIWSIVILASFRLLQGIALGGAWDGLSSLLALNAPPNRRGWYAMLPQLGAPFGFILAAGLFAYFEGALSKQDFLGWGWRYPFFVALTINVVALFARLRMVATQEFAQLMETRELMPVSIVELVRVHGRTLILGAFVPLASFALFHLVTIFPVSWINLFTDRSVSEFLLVQGAGGVVGAGAIVTSGLIADQIGRRNTLLLSGGMIALFSLSSIVAPLLFGDSLAGQTIYVIIGFGLLGLAYGQAAGAVASSFKPQYRYTGAALTSDFAWLIGAGFAPLVALTLSSSFGLAWVGLYLLSGALCTLAALWIDRRLEARYE comes from the coding sequence ATGAGCGCTGACGCGGCGAACCATTCATCGAGGCATCCGACGGACGCGCATGGCCGCGACCACGTCTCGCCGGCCGATATCGCGCTCGGCGTCATCATCGGCAGGACCTCGGAGTATTTCGACTTCTTCGTCTTCGGGCTGGGCTGCGTGCTGGTCTTCCCCGAGCTGGTCTTCCCCTTCACCGACCGCCTCACCGGCACGATCTATTCCTTCGGCATCTTTGCGCTGGCCTTCATCACCCGCCCGATCGGCTCGGTGCTGTTCTTCGCCATCGACCGCCATTACGGCCGTGCGACCAAGCTTACCGCCGCGCTCTTCCTGCTCGGCGGCTCGACGGCGGGCGTCGCCTTCCTGCCTGGCTATGCCACGCTCGGCATCTGGTCGATCGTCATCCTCGCCAGCTTCCGGCTGCTGCAGGGCATCGCGCTCGGCGGCGCCTGGGACGGCCTGTCATCCCTGCTCGCGCTCAACGCCCCGCCTAACCGCCGCGGCTGGTACGCGATGCTGCCGCAGCTCGGCGCACCCTTCGGCTTCATCCTTGCCGCCGGGCTGTTCGCCTATTTCGAGGGCGCGCTCTCCAAGCAGGACTTCCTCGGCTGGGGTTGGCGCTATCCCTTCTTCGTCGCGCTTACGATCAATGTCGTGGCGCTCTTCGCCCGCCTGCGCATGGTCGCGACCCAGGAATTCGCCCAGTTGATGGAGACCCGCGAACTGATGCCGGTCTCGATCGTCGAGCTGGTCCGCGTCCATGGCCGCACGCTCATCCTCGGCGCCTTCGTGCCGCTGGCGAGCTTTGCGCTGTTCCACCTCGTGACGATCTTCCCGGTGAGCTGGATCAACCTCTTCACCGACCGCTCGGTCTCCGAGTTCCTGCTGGTGCAGGGGGCTGGCGGCGTGGTCGGGGCAGGCGCCATCGTCACCTCCGGCCTGATCGCCGACCAGATCGGCCGCCGCAACACGCTGCTGCTCTCCGGCGGCATGATCGCGCTGTTCAGCCTGTCCAGCATCGTCGCGCCGCTGCTATTCGGCGACAGCCTCGCCGGGCAGACGATCTATGTCATCATCGGTTTCGGCCTGCTGGGCCTCGCCTATGGCCAGGCCGCCGGCGCGGTCGCTTCGAGCTTCAAGCCGCAATACCGCTATACCGGCGCGGCCCTGACCTCGGACTTCGCCTGGCTGATCGGCGCCGGCTTCGCCCCGCTGGTGGCGCTGACCCTGTCGAGCAGCTTCGGCCTCGCCTGGGTCGGGCTCTATCTGCTCTCCGGCGCGCTCTGCACGCTGGCTGCGCTCTGGATCGATCGCCGGCTGGAAGCGCGCTACGAGTAG
- a CDS encoding class I adenylate-forming enzyme family protein: MDRELQEAAELRALIEAEPFPRNLAAFIDASAAEMGDAPAANFFEAGIVLSYRELAEKTRSLAAGLAARGIGFGDRVGVMLPNIPAFPLTWLALARIGAIMVPVNVRYTPREVAYVLNDSGAGTIVIDASVLAEIGEAPEVRDLAAFAKPIVVGGAGDWEALAATPARDFVPARTPELDDLINIQYTSGTTGFPKGCMLSHRYWLTLGRVAAMRANGIVKHVIAAQPFYYMDPQWLLLMAMRLKGTLFVAAKASGTNFLDWVRRYGIEYCIFPQIVLKQAPRPDDRDIPLKMVSVFGLRKNMHAELEQRFNVVARESFGMTEVGSALFTPYGATSMVGSGTCGIASPFREATIRDEEGKEVPPGEIGELWIRGPGILQGYWNKPEANADSFREGGWFRTGDLFRRDERGFHTIVGRIKDMIRRSGENIAAREVEAVMLGWQDILEAAVIPVPDIDRGQEVKACIVLKPGVAADAFDLDGFFTHCSAHLAPFKVPRFLEFRASLPKTPSEKVAKHVIVGEREDLRAGAYDRLSRGWLAG; the protein is encoded by the coding sequence ATGGATAGGGAATTACAGGAAGCCGCCGAGCTGCGGGCGCTGATCGAGGCCGAGCCGTTCCCGCGCAATCTCGCGGCCTTCATCGATGCAAGCGCGGCCGAGATGGGCGATGCGCCGGCGGCGAATTTCTTCGAGGCGGGCATCGTCCTCAGTTATCGCGAGCTTGCCGAGAAGACGCGCTCGCTTGCGGCGGGGCTTGCGGCGCGCGGCATCGGCTTCGGGGACCGTGTCGGCGTCATGCTGCCGAACATCCCGGCCTTTCCGCTGACCTGGCTGGCGCTGGCGCGGATCGGCGCGATCATGGTGCCCGTCAATGTCCGCTATACCCCGCGCGAGGTCGCCTATGTGCTGAACGATAGCGGCGCCGGGACGATCGTGATCGATGCCAGCGTGCTCGCCGAGATCGGCGAGGCACCGGAGGTCAGGGATCTCGCGGCTTTCGCCAAGCCGATCGTCGTCGGCGGTGCGGGCGATTGGGAAGCGCTGGCCGCGACCCCGGCTCGGGACTTTGTGCCGGCGCGCACGCCCGAACTCGATGACCTCATCAACATCCAGTACACCTCGGGCACGACGGGCTTTCCCAAGGGCTGCATGCTCAGCCATCGCTACTGGCTGACGCTGGGGCGGGTCGCGGCGATGCGTGCCAACGGCATCGTCAAGCATGTCATCGCGGCCCAGCCCTTCTACTACATGGACCCGCAATGGCTGCTGCTGATGGCGATGCGCCTGAAGGGCACGCTCTTTGTCGCGGCCAAGGCCTCGGGCACCAATTTCCTCGACTGGGTCAGGCGCTACGGCATCGAATACTGCATCTTCCCGCAGATCGTCCTGAAACAGGCGCCGCGGCCGGATGACCGCGACATTCCGCTGAAGATGGTTTCGGTCTTCGGCCTGCGGAAGAACATGCATGCCGAGCTGGAGCAGCGCTTCAACGTGGTGGCGCGCGAGAGCTTCGGCATGACCGAGGTCGGCTCGGCCCTGTTCACGCCCTATGGCGCGACATCGATGGTCGGATCCGGCACCTGCGGCATCGCCTCGCCCTTTCGCGAGGCGACCATCCGCGACGAGGAGGGCAAGGAAGTGCCACCCGGCGAGATCGGCGAATTGTGGATCCGCGGTCCCGGCATCCTGCAGGGCTACTGGAACAAGCCCGAGGCCAATGCCGACAGTTTTCGCGAGGGCGGCTGGTTCCGCACCGGCGACCTGTTCCGGCGCGACGAGCGCGGCTTCCATACCATCGTCGGGCGGATCAAGGACATGATCCGCCGCTCCGGCGAGAACATCGCAGCGCGCGAGGTCGAGGCCGTCATGCTCGGCTGGCAGGATATCCTGGAGGCCGCCGTCATTCCCGTGCCCGACATCGACCGCGGGCAGGAGGTGAAAGCCTGCATCGTGCTGAAGCCGGGCGTCGCCGCCGATGCCTTCGATCTCGACGGCTTCTTCACGCATTGCAGCGCGCATCTCGCGCCGTTCAAGGTGCCGCGCTTCCTCGAATTTCGCGCGAGCCTGCCGAAAACCCCGTCCGAGAAGGTCGCCAAGCACGTCATCGTCGGCGAGCGCGAGGATTTGCGTGCCGGCGCCTATGACCGCCTGTCCCGCGGCTGGCTCGCCGGCTGA